Proteins encoded within one genomic window of Eurosta solidaginis isolate ZX-2024a chromosome 1, ASM4086904v1, whole genome shotgun sequence:
- the Nep4 gene encoding neprilysin-4 isoform X4 gives MILLPVTLALILLMRMDNMLTALRLQKEQQQLQQHKYPAYLDDISFNLLPNKDDFIEDIVNEQFILPSDIEKRQLNEEKRIKRCITFKFGLSETTEVEDRDIMKDARTSFLPQGTTAIPRECLDKLSSIKTDGSFVSDAVEEMLRRRLRRTSGDNTDADQSRIILVKNVGRNINSDSGSHETSSDENPLSEEEVRLFGATSALQTFWNEEGTKESIRDAQAKTMRKYMDTRVNPCTDFYKYACGNWERLHPIPKDKAGFDTFEMLRENLDVVLRELLESKKDAGTAASHKKVIDIQHNNYEHRIETNADIIKSGSPVPGTVAVVNEKTDISKSDQDELKEKVVRLRRHIVQHRDTLGLILRRYKRQKVAINKRKRLMSLFGGGHFSPEDVSTTEYFDTNDAQLKAKYLYQSCINTNLLQRRGIKPLLKLIENLGGWPVLNPNWKSQDFDWLNLTAQLRRYNNDILIVEWVGPDIKNSDENIIQFDQTSLGLPTREYFLQDMNARYLTAYQLFMSDIMQKLGAPRDRAIKTAAEVVAFETRLASITAPAEQRLNVTKLYNRLTLKQLNQAVPEINWLRYLSTLQDRTVRDSEEVVIYALDYMNDLVRLLRTTDTSTVSNYLLWRFVRHRINNVDDRFEDTKQNFYHSLFGREESPLRWKVCIAQVNTNMGMALGSMFVRKYFDENSKRDTLKMTHELQQAFREILSNTDWLDTNTKHLAELKVNAMSLKIGYPDFILNPTELNEKYTGIRIHPDRYFENTLAVLLHTARTEQNKLQESVNKTAWQTAPAIVNAYYSRNKNQIMFPAGILQPPFYHRHFPRSLNFGGIGVVIGHELTHGFDDKGRLFDRNGSIHKWWTDASIKGFDERARCIIAQYSNYTVGEVGISLNGESTQGENIADNGGLRQAFHAYKAWLKNNPQAAADERLPGIDMTGEQLFFLNFGQVWCGAMRPEAVRNKLNTAIHSPGRFRVIGTLSNSKDFAREFKCPEGSPMNPVHKCSVW, from the exons TGATATTATTGCCAGTAACACTTGCATTAATTCTCTTAATGCGTATGGACAATATGCTAACTGCGCTTCGACTGCAAAAAGAACAACAGCAATTACAGCAACATAAATATCCGGCATATTTAGACGATATAAGTTTTAATTTGCTGCCTAATAAGGATGATTTTATCGAGGATATAGTCAATGAACAATTTATACTGCCCTCAGATATTGAGAAGAGACAGTTAAATGAAGAGAAGCGAATCAaacgttgtataacctttaagtTTGGTTTAAGTGAAACAACAGAAGTAGAGGACAGGGATATAATGAAGGATGCGCGAACCTCTTTTCTACCACAAGGTACTACAGCAATACCTCGCGAATGCTTAGATAAACTAAGTTCGATCAAAACCGATGGCAGTTTTGTAAGCGATGCAGTTGAGGAAATGTTACGTAGACGTTTACGTCGTACTTCCGGTGATAACACTGATGCAGATCAATCTAGAATAATTTTAGTGAAAAACGTTGGACGCAATATTAACTCAGATTCTGGTTCGCATGAAACAAGCAGTGATGAAAATCCTCTTAGTGAAGAGGAAGTGCGACTTTTTGGTGCTACGTCAGCGTTACAGACATTCTGGAATGAGGAGGGTACAAAAGAGAGTATACGAGATGCTCAGGCTAAAACAATGAGAAAATACATGGATACACGTGTGAATCCATGTACAGATTTCTATAAGTATGCCTGCGGTAATTGGGAGCGTCTACATCCCATACCCAAGGACAAGGCTGGCTTTGACACCTTTGAAATGTTGCGTGAAAATCTCGATGTTGTACTAAGAGAACTATTGGAATCCAAAAAAGATGCAGGAACAGCGGCATCACATAAAAAGGTTATAGATATTCAGCATAACAATTACGAGCATAGAATAGAAACAAATGCTGATATAATAAAATCAGGATCGCCTGTTCCTGGTACCGTAGCAGTTGTGAATGAAAAAACAGATATATCGAAATCGGATCAGGATGAACTAAAAGAGAAAGTTGTGCGCCTACGACGCCACATCGTTCAACATAGGGATACCCTAGGCCTAATACTTCGTCGTTATAAACGTCAAAAGGTTgcaataaacaaacgaaaacgtTTGATGAGTCTCTTTGGAGGGGGTCACTTTTCACCAGAGGATGTAAGCACAACCGAATATTTCGATACAAATGATGCCCAACTGAAAGCTAAGTATCTTTATCAGTCTTGTATAAATACAAATCTTCTTCAAAGGCGTGGCATTAAACCTTTGCTAAAATTGATAGAAAATCTGGGTGGATGGCCAGTATTAAATCCAAACTGGAAATCACAAGATTTTGATTGGCTTAATTTAACAGCGCAGCTACGTCGTTACAATAACGATATTCTTATTGTCGAGTGGGTAGGTCCCGATATAAAAAACTCCGATGAAAATATTATACAATTTGATCAAACTAGTCTTGGTTTACCAACACGTGAATATTTCCTGCAAGACATGAATGCGCGCTATTTAACGGCATATCAATTGTTTATGTCTGATATAATGCAGAAGTTGGGTGCACCACGCGATCGTGCTATTAAAACAGCTGCTGAAGTTGTGGCTTTCGAAACGCGACTCGCATCGATAACTGCACCGGCGGAACAACGTTTAAATGTAACCAAACTATATAATCGATTGACTCTTAAACAATTAAATCAGGCTGTACCGGAAATAAACTGGCTGCGTTACCTAAGTACACTGCAAGATCGTACCGTACGCGACTCTGAAGAGGTGGTCATTTATGCATTAGATTATATGAATGATCTTGTGAGATTACTTCGTACAACCGACACCAGTACTGTCTCTAATTATTTACTTTGGCGTTTTGTGCGCCATCGCATTAATAACGTTGATGATCGTTTTGaggatacaaaacaaaatttttaccaTTCACTATTTGGCCGCGAAGAGAGTCCATTACGTTGGAAAGTCTGCATTGCACAAGTAAATACAAATATGGGCATGGCCTTGGGTTCAATGTTTGTGCGGAAATATTTCGATGAGAATAGTAAACGCGATACACTTAAAATGACACATGAGCTGCAACAAGCTTTTCGTGAAATATTAAGCAACACAGACTGGCTTGACACGAACACGAAGCACTTAGCTGAACTCAAGGTAAACGCCATGTCGCTAAAAATCGGCTATCCAGATTTTATACTTAATCCTACCGAGCTTAACGAGAAATATACAGGTATACGAATACATCCTGATCgttactttgaaaatactttagCCGTTCTGTTACATACGGCCAGAACGGAACAAAACAAGCTACAAGAATCGGTAAATAAAACAGCTTGGCAAACAGCACCAGCAATTGTGAATGCCTACTATAGTCGCAATAAGAACCAAATTATGTTTCCGGCTGGGATACTCCAACCACCTTTTTATCATCGCCATTTCCCACGATCATTAAATTTTGGTGGAATTGGAGTAGTAATTGGTCATGAACTGACTCATGGCTTTGACGATAAGGGTCGGCTATTTGATCGTAATGGCAGCATACATAAATGGTGGACAGACGCATCAATTAAAGGCTTTGATGAACGAGCACGTTGCATAATTGCCCAGTACAGCAATTATACAGTTGGGGAGGTTGGCATATCGCTAAATGGCGAGAGCACACAAG GGGAAAACATTGCTGATAATGGCGGGTTACGGCAAGCATTCCATGCATATAAGGCTTGGCTGAAAAATAATCCTCAGGCTGCTGCCGACGAGCGCCTTCCCGGTATCGATATGACTGGCGAACAACTTTTCTTTCTCAATTTCGGACAAGTATGGTGCGGTGCAATGCGACCGGAAGCGGTTCGCAACAAACTGAACACAGCGATACATAGTCCCGGTAGATTTCGTGTTATTGGAACGCTTTCTAACTCTAAAGATTTTGCTAGAGAATTCAAATGCCCTGAAGGTTCACCCATGAATCCAGTTCATAAATGTAGTGTGTGGTAG